A region from the uncultured Sunxiuqinia sp. genome encodes:
- a CDS encoding diaminopimelate decarboxylase yields MLEKKLPFDKEQLEQIIEKHPTPFHIYDEKGMLDYAEKFVNAFSWNEGFKEYYAIKAAPNPFLMKLLHKQGFGIDCSSMAELLLAEKIGMRGEEIMFTSNDTPAEEYQKAMELGAVINLDDIKHIEFLEQHAGLPELVSFRYNPGALKGGNIIIGNPEDSKYGFTREQLLEGYKVLKAKGVKRFGIHTMVASNELDADYFIETAEIVFDVIVDVAKELDIKFEFANLGGGIGIPYKNEHKPVNLKKVSKGIKKLYEKMIVGNGLDPLKIYFESGRAITGPFGFLVSRVLHIKDTYKKYAGLDSCMANLMRPALYGAHHHITVMGKENAPHSQLYDVTGSLCENNDKFAINRLLPEITPNDLVVIHDTGAHGHSMGFNYNGKLRSAELLLRENGEVVEIRRAETYDDLYATVDFEAANKFE; encoded by the coding sequence ATGTTGGAGAAGAAATTACCATTTGACAAAGAACAATTAGAACAGATTATCGAAAAACACCCAACCCCATTTCATATCTATGATGAAAAAGGAATGTTGGATTACGCAGAAAAATTCGTCAATGCCTTTTCTTGGAACGAAGGTTTTAAGGAGTACTACGCGATAAAAGCAGCTCCAAACCCTTTCCTGATGAAGTTATTGCACAAGCAGGGCTTTGGGATCGACTGTAGCTCGATGGCTGAGTTATTGCTGGCTGAAAAAATTGGCATGCGTGGCGAAGAAATCATGTTCACCTCCAACGATACGCCGGCCGAAGAATACCAAAAAGCCATGGAGCTTGGAGCCGTTATCAACCTTGACGATATTAAACACATCGAATTTCTGGAACAACATGCAGGACTTCCCGAGTTAGTTAGCTTCCGTTATAATCCCGGAGCACTGAAAGGTGGAAACATCATCATTGGAAACCCGGAAGATTCGAAATACGGTTTTACCCGCGAACAACTGCTCGAAGGGTATAAAGTACTAAAAGCAAAAGGTGTCAAGCGCTTTGGGATTCACACCATGGTGGCTTCGAATGAGCTAGATGCCGACTATTTCATTGAAACCGCTGAGATCGTTTTTGACGTGATTGTTGACGTGGCCAAAGAGCTGGACATCAAATTTGAATTTGCCAACCTGGGAGGAGGAATTGGTATTCCATACAAAAATGAACACAAGCCGGTAAACCTAAAAAAGGTGAGCAAAGGCATCAAAAAGTTATACGAAAAAATGATTGTTGGCAATGGTCTTGATCCATTGAAAATCTACTTTGAATCGGGTCGTGCCATTACCGGACCATTCGGATTTTTGGTTTCCAGAGTGTTGCACATTAAGGATACTTATAAAAAATACGCCGGTTTAGATTCGTGCATGGCAAACCTGATGCGCCCGGCATTGTACGGAGCTCACCACCACATTACCGTTATGGGTAAAGAGAATGCTCCACACAGCCAGCTCTACGATGTTACCGGCTCGCTTTGTGAAAATAACGACAAGTTTGCAATCAACCGATTGCTCCCTGAAATTACCCCGAATGATCTGGTCGTTATTCACGACACCGGAGCACATGGTCATTCGATGGGATTCAACTACAACGGCAAATTACGTTCGGCTGAATTGTTGCTGCGCGAAAACGGAGAAGTAGTAGAAATCAGACGAGCTGAAACTTACGATGATTTGTACGCTACTGTAGATTTTGAAGCGGCCAACAAGTTTGAATAG
- a CDS encoding porin family protein: MKKYFLLSGILCLLVSTVAVGQESTAGFKGGVNLSSLTTDGNNDNNLKVGFHAGVYNKIPLGRSFSLQPELLYSGKGMKLNYDGSAFADGDSKFNLNYIELPVKLVFNLAEDFEFQFGPYVAYLVNANVDTDADVLDFWEIDSEDEIDRDRFKSLDYGVSLGLGFDLNALILGFNYNLGLTQVAKDDDLSYDVLGDAKNSVIQVYAGLRF, encoded by the coding sequence ATGAAAAAATATTTTTTATTGTCCGGCATTCTTTGCTTGTTGGTAAGTACCGTCGCTGTAGGACAAGAGTCTACAGCCGGGTTTAAAGGAGGAGTTAACCTTTCGAGTTTAACCACTGACGGAAATAATGATAACAACCTTAAAGTAGGTTTTCATGCCGGCGTATATAATAAAATACCTCTTGGTCGGTCGTTTTCTCTTCAGCCCGAGTTGTTATATTCGGGAAAAGGGATGAAGCTAAATTATGATGGAAGTGCTTTTGCTGATGGCGATAGCAAGTTCAATCTCAACTATATTGAATTACCCGTAAAACTGGTTTTTAATCTCGCCGAAGATTTTGAATTTCAGTTTGGGCCTTATGTCGCCTATTTGGTAAATGCCAATGTTGACACAGATGCTGACGTTCTTGATTTTTGGGAAATTGATTCTGAAGATGAAATCGACCGCGATCGCTTCAAGTCGTTGGATTATGGTGTTTCCCTTGGACTGGGATTCGACCTGAATGCTTTGATACTTGGCTTTAACTACAATCTTGGGTTAACGCAAGTAGCGAAGGATGATGATCTCTCTTATGACGTGCTTGGAGACGCAAAGAACTCTGTCATTCAAGTATATGCAGGACTTAGGTTTTAA
- the xseA gene encoding exodeoxyribonuclease VII large subunit: MAAAQLTLSELNNQIKEQLDDAFPSLLWIKAEISELNQNRTGHCYLELVDVDEATKNVVARCRATIWSYTFRMLKPFFETTTGQAFSEGLKVLVSAKVEFHPMYGLSLNIRDIDPTYTMGDMARKRREILLQLEEDGVVDMNKELELPLVPQRIAIVSSPTAAGLQDFRDQLANNAYNIHFYTKLFPAIMQGKDAAASIIIALEQVFQYEDFFDLVVIIRGGGAQIDLASFDHYELAYHITQLPIPVLTGIGHDKDETAVDLVAHTKLKTPTAVAEFLISGAAAFEQMLDEMKERFVEQVEDRLHNEKEFLKSSMQKLTQGVRELVSEENNRFNLTNFRLEKSIPVFLATKLQQLQEHKHQIEKLGTGHINEQNHQLSRKLDNLQFFMQRQFRIRRNQLTQSQELFKIRLKNTLREEKNKLTNFEGKVRLMDPKSVLKRGYSLTYSDGHLIKSTKQLSDGDVIETQLADGKVKSKITKK; the protein is encoded by the coding sequence ATGGCGGCAGCACAACTCACTCTTTCGGAACTCAACAATCAAATAAAAGAGCAACTGGACGATGCTTTTCCAAGCCTGTTGTGGATAAAAGCTGAGATTAGCGAGCTGAATCAAAACCGTACCGGCCATTGCTATCTTGAATTGGTTGACGTTGATGAAGCCACAAAGAATGTAGTTGCTCGCTGTCGGGCAACCATTTGGTCGTACACATTTCGCATGCTAAAGCCGTTCTTTGAAACCACAACGGGACAGGCTTTCTCCGAGGGGTTAAAAGTACTCGTCAGCGCCAAAGTAGAGTTTCATCCGATGTACGGATTGAGCTTGAATATTCGGGATATTGATCCAACTTATACGATGGGCGACATGGCTCGCAAGCGACGTGAAATCCTGCTTCAGCTCGAAGAAGATGGTGTGGTTGATATGAATAAGGAGCTGGAACTTCCGCTGGTGCCCCAGCGAATTGCGATTGTTTCGTCACCAACAGCAGCCGGGCTGCAAGACTTCCGGGATCAGCTGGCTAACAACGCCTACAACATTCATTTTTATACCAAGCTGTTTCCCGCAATCATGCAAGGGAAAGATGCGGCTGCTTCCATCATCATCGCTTTGGAGCAGGTATTTCAATACGAAGATTTTTTTGATTTGGTGGTCATTATTCGTGGTGGAGGCGCGCAAATTGATTTGGCCAGTTTCGATCATTACGAATTAGCTTATCACATCACCCAATTACCAATACCTGTGCTGACGGGGATTGGCCACGACAAAGATGAAACAGCCGTTGATTTAGTAGCTCACACTAAGCTGAAAACTCCAACAGCCGTAGCTGAATTTTTGATAAGTGGAGCGGCAGCCTTCGAGCAAATGCTGGACGAAATGAAAGAGCGGTTCGTTGAACAGGTTGAAGATCGGCTTCACAACGAAAAAGAATTTTTGAAGAGCTCGATGCAAAAACTAACGCAAGGAGTGCGCGAATTGGTTAGCGAGGAAAATAATCGATTTAACCTGACGAATTTCAGGCTTGAGAAATCGATACCCGTATTTCTTGCCACGAAACTACAACAGTTACAAGAACACAAACACCAGATTGAAAAATTAGGAACCGGTCACATCAATGAGCAAAACCATCAATTGAGCCGAAAGTTGGACAACCTCCAATTTTTCATGCAACGACAATTCAGAATTAGACGTAACCAGTTGACTCAATCTCAGGAGCTGTTTAAAATTCGCCTTAAAAACACCTTAAGGGAAGAAAAAAACAAACTGACTAATTTTGAAGGAAAAGTTCGTTTGATGGATCCTAAAAGTGTATTGAAACGAGGATACAGCTTAACTTATAGCGATGGGCATTTAATCAAATCTACGAAACAATTATCCGATGGCGACGTGATCGAAACACAATTAGCAGACGGGAAAGTAAAAAGTAAAATCACAAAAAAATAA
- a CDS encoding DUF1328 family protein, translating into MLRLVIVFLLVALVAALFGFGGIAAGAAEIAKIVFYIFIVLLLLSLIAGGFRGWK; encoded by the coding sequence ATGTTACGTTTAGTTATTGTCTTTTTATTAGTTGCATTAGTTGCTGCACTGTTTGGTTTTGGAGGAATTGCGGCAGGAGCAGCTGAAATTGCAAAAATAGTCTTTTACATTTTTATTGTCCTTCTGTTATTATCCTTAATTGCAGGAGGTTTCAGGGGGTGGAAATAG
- the dapF gene encoding diaminopimelate epimerase: MKNFFVKSHGLGNDYIVMNSQDITFEMSVPNIKTICNVHYGIGSDGILLLTNSDKADFGLRILNPDGSEAEKSGNGLRIFAKYLYDYGHTKSKSFSIDTLGGVVTAEVIEIINNNARMIKVDMGKAIFDAEKIPVVSDQNECIDQKLQLKDKTYLINCVSVGNPHCVILKDELSEAEIKQYGSEIENHPKFPNRINLQFAKVLSPDEVEIRIWERGAGYTLASGSSSSAVAAMMVKKGLVNRKITMKMPGGELKLEIAEDWEIQMTGEVREIASGYLSQELLYDLI, from the coding sequence ATGAAAAACTTCTTTGTGAAATCGCACGGTTTAGGCAACGACTATATCGTGATGAACAGCCAGGATATCACTTTTGAAATGAGTGTTCCGAATATAAAAACCATTTGTAATGTGCATTATGGCATTGGATCGGATGGTATTCTATTATTGACCAACAGCGATAAAGCTGACTTTGGCTTGCGCATTTTAAATCCGGATGGTTCGGAGGCTGAAAAGAGTGGTAATGGCTTACGTATTTTTGCAAAATACTTGTACGATTACGGACACACCAAAAGCAAGTCGTTTAGCATTGACACGCTCGGCGGAGTGGTTACAGCCGAAGTTATTGAAATCATAAATAACAACGCCCGCATGATTAAAGTTGATATGGGCAAAGCCATTTTTGACGCAGAAAAAATTCCGGTAGTGAGCGACCAAAATGAGTGCATCGACCAGAAACTACAATTGAAAGATAAGACTTACTTAATCAACTGTGTGTCGGTAGGCAATCCTCATTGCGTAATTCTGAAAGATGAGTTATCAGAAGCAGAGATCAAACAATACGGCTCGGAGATTGAAAACCACCCTAAATTCCCCAACCGCATCAACCTTCAATTTGCAAAGGTACTATCGCCCGACGAAGTGGAGATCCGCATCTGGGAGCGGGGTGCCGGATATACGCTGGCCTCAGGAAGTTCATCGAGCGCGGTGGCTGCTATGATGGTAAAAAAAGGCCTGGTTAACCGTAAGATTACCATGAAGATGCCGGGCGGTGAATTGAAACTGGAGATTGCCGAAGACTGGGAGATTCAAATGACCGGTGAAGTGAGGGAAATAGCCAGCGGTTATTTAAGTCAGGAGCTTCTTTATGATTTGATCTAA
- a CDS encoding YdeI/OmpD-associated family protein, which translates to MPKNEIETYCPKSQADWRKWLEKNHQSKQAVWLVYYKSSTKVASVSWSEAVDEALCFGWIDSTKRTIDEERYMQYFSRRKSTSTWSKINKDKVAKLIQNNRMAEAGFDSIATAKENGTWSLMDDIEKLIIPEDLRIALTKSECSMEFFQSQPKSIKKSMLHWVAIAKREETRKKRIKEIARLAAKGIRPNQFS; encoded by the coding sequence ATGCCGAAAAATGAAATAGAAACATATTGTCCTAAAAGCCAGGCCGATTGGCGAAAATGGTTAGAGAAAAATCATCAGTCAAAACAGGCTGTTTGGCTTGTTTATTATAAGTCATCAACAAAAGTGGCCTCTGTTAGTTGGAGTGAAGCAGTTGATGAAGCACTTTGCTTTGGGTGGATCGACAGCACTAAAAGAACGATTGACGAAGAAAGGTACATGCAGTATTTCAGCAGAAGAAAATCGACTAGTACTTGGTCAAAAATAAACAAAGACAAAGTTGCCAAACTCATCCAAAACAACCGAATGGCGGAAGCGGGTTTTGACAGCATCGCAACTGCTAAAGAAAATGGAACATGGTCACTAATGGATGATATCGAAAAATTAATTATACCAGAGGATTTAAGAATTGCATTGACTAAAAGTGAATGTTCAATGGAGTTTTTTCAGAGCCAGCCAAAGTCGATTAAAAAATCAATGTTGCATTGGGTTGCCATTGCTAAAAGAGAGGAAACAAGAAAGAAGAGAATTAAAGAAATAGCACGATTGGCTGCCAAAGGAATAAGGCCAAATCAGTTTAGTTAA
- a CDS encoding OmpA family protein: MKTIGVRKKTTFSLMLAIVIIFASCDSSKTFRGGAIGAGAGGAIGGVIGSGSDNTAKGAILGAVIGGTAGALVGNYMDKQAEELQDDLEGATVTRIGEGIKITFDSGILFGFDSAKLTDASEANIRELAETLKKYDDTEVLIEGHTDDRGAEDYNQQLSEQRAASVGDLLINLGVNDNRVTQIGYGESQPIADNATENGRRLNRRVEVAIFANDKLKRAAKRGDIGGLEE; the protein is encoded by the coding sequence ATGAAAACAATTGGAGTTAGAAAAAAGACAACATTTTCATTAATGCTTGCAATAGTAATCATTTTTGCTTCTTGTGATAGTTCAAAAACATTTAGAGGAGGAGCAATAGGAGCTGGAGCAGGAGGAGCTATTGGAGGAGTAATTGGTTCAGGATCTGACAATACAGCAAAAGGAGCCATACTAGGAGCTGTTATTGGAGGTACTGCAGGTGCATTAGTTGGAAATTATATGGACAAGCAGGCTGAAGAACTGCAGGACGACTTGGAGGGGGCTACGGTGACACGTATTGGCGAAGGGATTAAAATAACCTTTGATTCCGGGATTCTTTTCGGTTTTGATTCAGCTAAATTGACTGACGCATCCGAAGCTAATATTCGGGAATTAGCAGAGACACTCAAGAAGTATGATGATACCGAAGTTTTAATTGAAGGTCATACTGATGATCGTGGAGCAGAGGACTATAATCAACAGTTGTCGGAACAGCGGGCTGCATCCGTTGGAGATTTGCTAATAAACCTAGGAGTTAATGATAACAGAGTTACCCAGATAGGATATGGTGAATCACAGCCAATCGCAGATAATGCAACGGAGAATGGGCGTCGATTAAATCGCCGTGTTGAGGTTGCTATTTTCGCTAATGATAAGCTTAAAAGGGCTGCAAAAAGAGGAGACATTGGCGGATTGGAGGAATAG
- a CDS encoding L-threonylcarbamoyladenylate synthase, translating into MHNDIKKALEVLHSGGIILYPTDTIWGIGCDATNEGAVQKIYQLKEREESKSMLVLMENMNFLSRYVEVVPEIALDLIEITEKPMTIIYPGAKNLAKNLIAQDGSIGIRITSEEFTRQLTQRFKKPIVSTSANISGEPSPTFFDEIIPEIKVAVDYVVEYRQDDISPKEPSSIIKLGTAGEIEILRK; encoded by the coding sequence ATGCACAACGACATCAAAAAAGCGCTTGAAGTGCTTCATTCCGGCGGAATTATTCTTTACCCAACCGACACCATCTGGGGAATTGGCTGCGATGCCACCAACGAAGGAGCCGTGCAAAAAATTTATCAACTGAAGGAACGCGAAGAGTCCAAAAGCATGCTGGTGCTGATGGAAAACATGAATTTCCTGAGTCGTTATGTGGAGGTAGTCCCGGAAATCGCCTTAGACCTAATTGAAATCACCGAAAAGCCCATGACCATCATTTACCCAGGAGCTAAAAATCTGGCTAAAAACCTCATCGCGCAAGACGGCAGCATTGGTATTCGCATCACCTCCGAGGAGTTTACCCGACAGCTGACTCAACGCTTTAAAAAGCCCATCGTGTCTACATCAGCCAATATTAGCGGAGAACCCTCTCCTACCTTTTTTGATGAAATTATTCCTGAAATTAAAGTTGCGGTTGACTACGTGGTAGAATACCGGCAGGACGATATTAGCCCAAAAGAACCATCCAGCATTATTAAGTTGGGAACCGCTGGTGAAATTGAGATTTTGAGAAAATAA
- the xseB gene encoding exodeoxyribonuclease VII small subunit, translating into MAAKKPTYQEAVNEIDEILEKIENEELDVDELSTKVKRVSTLIKLCKDKLHKTETEVENILKEMEA; encoded by the coding sequence ATGGCAGCAAAAAAGCCAACCTATCAGGAAGCAGTGAACGAAATTGATGAGATTCTTGAAAAAATTGAGAATGAAGAACTCGATGTGGATGAATTGTCAACCAAAGTAAAAAGAGTATCAACACTCATTAAGCTTTGCAAAGACAAGCTTCACAAAACGGAGACTGAGGTTGAGAATATTCTAAAAGAAATGGAAGCCTAA